In Streptomyces sp. SLBN-118, the following are encoded in one genomic region:
- a CDS encoding serine hydrolase has product MTSPSEELLPATRRALLHRIAVAQSEGRAPSFVAGVQRDGQFAWSGSRSCVDGHAPDADTQFRIGSITKTFTAVLVLRLRDEGLLDLNDPLEQHLPGTGVGDVTIAQLLGHSAGLSAETPGPWWERTPGSLRPELADVLGDQSRMHPAGRRHHYSNPGYTVLGSLIEAVRKASWEDVLRSEILEPLGLYRTSPQPEAPHAGGWAVHPWADVMLPEPVEDLGLMAPAGQLWSTAADLCRFAAFLAEGDERVLSAASVREMRTPSVPAGAGEWDSTYGLGMQIVRKDGRTLVGHSGSLPGFLAGLWVSVEDGIAAVALANATSGPLASAVAADLVRIVAEAEPRIPAPWRPLPEVDHALLELTGPWYWGTQSFGLHLLVDGGVELQPLGGTGRGSRFAAQGDGTWTGLDGYYAGETLRVVRVEDGPVSHLDLGSFVFTREPYEPGAAIPGGVDEEGWR; this is encoded by the coding sequence ATGACCTCCCCCAGTGAAGAGCTCCTTCCTGCCACGCGGCGGGCCCTTCTTCATCGCATCGCCGTTGCCCAGTCCGAAGGTCGCGCGCCCTCCTTTGTCGCCGGGGTGCAGCGCGACGGGCAGTTCGCGTGGTCGGGCTCCCGTAGTTGCGTCGACGGGCATGCGCCGGATGCCGATACCCAGTTCCGCATCGGCTCCATCACCAAGACCTTCACGGCAGTCCTGGTGCTGAGGCTGCGGGACGAGGGTCTGCTCGACTTGAACGACCCGCTGGAGCAGCACCTTCCCGGCACCGGGGTCGGGGATGTGACCATCGCTCAGCTCCTCGGTCACAGCGCCGGCCTGAGCGCGGAGACGCCGGGGCCGTGGTGGGAGCGCACGCCCGGCTCGCTGCGCCCCGAACTCGCCGATGTCCTCGGAGACCAGTCGCGGATGCATCCGGCCGGGCGGCGTCACCACTACTCCAACCCCGGCTATACGGTGTTGGGTTCACTGATCGAGGCGGTACGGAAGGCATCCTGGGAGGACGTGCTGCGGAGCGAGATCCTCGAACCGCTCGGCCTCTACCGTACGAGCCCACAGCCAGAGGCCCCGCATGCCGGTGGCTGGGCGGTGCACCCCTGGGCCGATGTGATGCTCCCCGAACCCGTCGAGGACCTCGGTCTGATGGCCCCGGCCGGACAACTCTGGTCGACGGCCGCCGACCTCTGCCGCTTCGCCGCCTTCCTCGCCGAGGGCGACGAGCGTGTGCTGAGCGCGGCGTCCGTGCGGGAGATGAGGACGCCGTCCGTCCCGGCCGGGGCCGGGGAGTGGGACAGCACCTATGGCCTGGGGATGCAGATCGTACGGAAGGACGGCCGCACCCTCGTCGGGCACTCGGGTTCATTGCCCGGCTTCCTCGCGGGGCTCTGGGTAAGCGTGGAGGACGGCATCGCGGCCGTCGCGCTCGCCAACGCCACGTCGGGGCCGCTTGCCTCGGCAGTGGCTGCCGATCTCGTACGGATTGTGGCCGAGGCCGAACCGCGCATCCCCGCTCCCTGGCGGCCGCTGCCCGAGGTCGACCACGCGCTGCTGGAGCTGACTGGGCCCTGGTACTGGGGGACTCAGTCCTTCGGGCTGCATCTGCTTGTCGACGGAGGCGTGGAACTGCAGCCGCTGGGCGGCACCGGCCGCGGGTCGCGCTTTGCCGCGCAGGGGGACGGTACCTGGACCGGACTCGACGGTTACTACGCGGGGGAGACCTTGCGCGTGGTGCGGGTGGAGGACGGCCCGGTGAGCCATCTCGATCTGGGCTCGTTCGTCTTCACACGTGAGCCGTATGAGCCGGGTGCAGCGATTCCGGGTGGAGTGGACGAGGAGGGCTGGCGCTGA